In Canis lupus baileyi chromosome 19, mCanLup2.hap1, whole genome shotgun sequence, the sequence GACTCATAgctttattaactttatttttccttttcttttttttaaataattgtagaagctttttttaaaaaaaattttttatttattcatgagagacacacacagagaggcagagacagagacagagggagaagcagactttctgtgggagcctgatgcgggactcaatcccaggaccccgggatcacgatctgagccaaaggcagatgctcaaccactaagccaccaaggcattccaaatattttttgaaaaaaataacaatataatagGTGAAGAGAAAGCATCTCTCCATTTGACCTCTTCTTTTCCCAACATGGTGCTTGTGCTTGGTGATATTCTTGCTACTTGCCCAGGAGCCAACATTTCATTGTCTTGTTACCATATAATTTCCATCAGATTCATCAACAACATGGAACCTAGAAATGAAACAGTCATTATAGAATTTCTTCTCATGGAAGTGACAGATAATCCAGAACTGCAGTCCCTCATCTTCATCCTGTTCCTATTCATGTACCTGGTCACTGTCCTGGGAAACCTGCTCATCATCCTGGCTGTCATCTCTGACTCCCATCTTCATATCCCCatgtacttctttctttttattctgtcatTTACTGACATCTGTTTAAGTACAACCACAATCCCAAAGATACTGGTGAATATCCATACACAGAACCAGAGCATCACTTATGCAGGCTGCCTCACACAGATCTGCTTTGTCATGGTTTTTGCAAGTTTGGATAGTTGTATTCTTTCAGTAATGGCCTATgatcgctatgtggccatctgtcaTCCACTGAGGTACACAGTCATCATGAACTCCCACCTCTGTGGCCTCTTGATTCTTCTCTCCCTGTTTATTAGCATTGTGGATGCCTTGATACACAATCTGATGGTGTTGCATCTGTCCTTCTGCACAGAACTCGAAatccctctcttcttctgtgaAGTTATTCAGGTTATCAAGATCGCATGTTCTGACACCCTCATCAATAACATCCTGATATATTTTGCAACCAGCATATTTGGTGGTATTCCTCTGTGTGGAATCATTTTCTCTTACACTCAGGTAGTGTCTTCAGTTTTGAGAATGCCATCAGCAGGTACAAAGTATAAAGCTTTTTCTACCTGTGGGTCTCACCTGTCAGTTGTGTCTTTGTTCTATGGGACAGCTTTTGGGGTGTACATTAGTTCTGCTCTCACTAGCTCTTCCAGAAACACTGCAGTGGTTTCAATGATGTACACTGTTGTCCCTCAAATGATGAACCCCTTCATCTACAGCCTGAGGAACAGGGACATGAAGGGAGCCTTGAGGAAACTCATAAGTAGAATGCCTTCTCTTCTGTGACTCTGTCATCTGCATGGACTGGGGTTTCTAGAATGAGTCAAAGTGAGAGAAATATTGAGTGAGCCAGAATATCTGGTTCTTGCATCACCAAGTTCTTGTAGAATGACTAGAGAACATAATGGGTAAATTCATTTTAACTTTGGGTTGAAACTTGATTTGTTCTTTGAATACCTCTGTGATGTTTCAAAAATGAATTACATTATCAAACTCAGTTTCTTTGATCAGGTCCATAGAGCTGAACCTGAGGCAGGGCACACAGTGAGTTTTGTTTGGATattcaaggaagaagaaaagttaaGAAGTTGAATAAATCATGGAGTGGATCCAAATAAGTCTGTAGTCATAGAGTCATAATTCTACCAATTGCATAGATTGCACCATTTGGATTGCACCTCGAAAATTAGCCTACTATGAAACATAGGAGGAATTGATCTTTTATACCTAATTTTGTAATTTCCCAGAGTGGTCACTGGCAAACTGTATCTGTGCAAAGGCACTATCAACATCTACCAcactcagtttcatcatctataaaattgtATAATATTATTATCTCAGTAGTTTGAGATAATGGTGATACAGTTAATCTTAATTAgtggaaaaaaatctctgtttcTGCCAAAAGAAGGTAACTCTGATTCTAAGAGACACAAACAATAAAgaatgttatattcttttttaaaaagtttttattttaattcaagttaGGTGACATATAGTGTTATTTTAGCtttaggtatacaatacagtgattcaacacttccacagaACACCCAGTTCTCCTAACAAGTGCACCTTTTAATCCCTATCATCTATCTCACCAtacccccttccacctcccccttgtaaccatcagtttattctctatagttaagagtctgtttcttggtttgcctctctctctcctcctttgctcatttgttttgtctcttaaattctacatataagttaaatcatggcatttgtctttctccatctgacatctttcacttagcatgataccttttttttaaatttttttaaaaatttttatttatttatgatagttacagagagagagagaggcagagacacaggcagagagagggagaagcaggctccttgcaccaggagcccgacatgggactcgatcccgggtttccgggatcacgccctgggccaaaggcaggcgccaaaccgctgcgccacccagggatcccacttagCATGATACCTTTTAGCTCCagccatgttgttacaaatgtcaaaatttcatttctctttatgactgaataatattccattttatctctctctatatattttatatagatgtGTGATGAATAttgtatgtatacaatagaatattatgtatatatacatatatgacatcatctgtatccattcatctatcagtggacatttgagtagctttcatagtttggctattgtaagtaatgctgcaataaacatcggGTGCATTTATACCtttcaattagtgtttttatatattttgggtaaatgccagtagtgcaattactggatcataaagtagttctattttaactttttgaggaccctccatactgttttccacagcagctgtatcagtttgcattgccaccaatagtgcatgaggggttctttttctccacatccttgccaacacctattATTTCTTGTGTCGTTGATTTAGCCAAGGAATGTTATATTCTTGGCAACTACTTCAGAAGTAGGGCATGTAGAggtaaatttatgtatttttccatGTAATGGTTTTATCTTGGACTAGTTCCCCTCATGGACACAGATGACTGCAACAGATTCAGGCCTTATCCAGATACCATGCTGGGAGACAGAAATCTGACTCTTTAACTCTGGCTCTGTTGTTACTTGGCATTGCATTGAGTCATGTGGAATATATCCCCTTTAATTTATTCCCTGAGAATAGGATCCTATGCCATCTACTTAATCTAGTTCTTGCTAATGGGAAATTCTTACTGTGGGAAAATGATTCCTGATCACATGGAATGTAACTCCTACTGAGAAATCCACCCTCATAAGCATTACAAACACTTAGGACAATGTTCGACAACTAGCAAGTACTCCACAAGATTTAATTGCTGTCATTGTGTTCCATATCTTATAggtattttggtattttaaaagaatttttatttattcatttgagtgagagagagcacaagtaggagagaggcagagggagagggagaagcagactccccactgaggtgggaacccaatgtagggcttgatcacaggaccctgaaatcatgacctgagccaaaggcagatgcttaactgactgagccacccaggtgcccctcttaaaggtcttttttaaaaaagatttatttgagagagagagagtgtgagagaccATGTGAGTGAATGCTTGAGAACAGAtcgagggacagagagagattgtcaaacagatttcctgctgagcagagaacttgatgtggggcttgttctcatgaccctgaggtaaCCTCCTAAGTAGAAACCAAAAATTGAgtgttaactgactgagccacccaggcaccctttttatatgtcttttatagcctatatgttttctttttaagattttacttaatgagagagagagaga encodes:
- the LOC140611372 gene encoding olfactory receptor 7G1-like; this translates as MEPRNETVIIEFLLMEVTDNPELQSLIFILFLFMYLVTVLGNLLIILAVISDSHLHIPMYFFLFILSFTDICLSTTTIPKILVNIHTQNQSITYAGCLTQICFVMVFASLDSCILSVMAYDRYVAICHPLRYTVIMNSHLCGLLILLSLFISIVDALIHNLMVLHLSFCTELEIPLFFCEVIQVIKIACSDTLINNILIYFATSIFGGIPLCGIIFSYTQVVSSVLRMPSAGTKYKAFSTCGSHLSVVSLFYGTAFGVYISSALTSSSRNTAVVSMMYTVVPQMMNPFIYSLRNRDMKGALRKLISRMPSLL